In the genome of Ralstonia pickettii DTP0602, one region contains:
- a CDS encoding hypothetical protein (K07812: torZ; trimethylamine-N-oxide reductase (cytochrome c) 2 [EC:1.7.2.3]): MLARPAQHWVLVPPVAGACIPVEETNMTTKLAAANTRSRFPTLSHWGAYTAVVEGGKLVACEPFPCDSAPSPILQSMPGMVHSPLRIRRPSVRRGWLRKRENAERSERGNDEFVEVDWDTALDLVAGELARVRADHGDASVFGGSYGWSSAGRLHHARTLTHRFLFAGGGCTTQAGNYSWGAAQFLLPHVIGTYKPVTGRVTDWRSVLEHTELFIAFGGLPLRNTQITSGGAGAHSSHEWIGRAKRSGVKFVVVSPTRADIPDGLQARWVPIRPNTDTALMLGIAHTLLTRGLHAAEFLSSHCEGFDAFAAYLLGRDDGQAKDARWAESICAVPAGTIIELATEAARQRTMLNCTWSLQRAHHGEQPYWASIALASMLGQIGLPGGGFAFGHGSINGAGTPRPDVAAPEMGAGANPARSSIPVARISDMLLHPGQRYDFNGREGIYPDIRMVCWAGGNPFHHHQDLNRFVRAWQAPETIVVHDSWWTPTARRADIVLPATTTLERNDIGGSSRDRYVLAMHQALPPQYSSRNDFDIYRDLALRAGCEFAFTEGRDEFAWIRHIYDSMVERWAEAGFEAPPFEQFWEEGYTGLPEPGTPFVLFSDFRADPQGSPLSTPSGKIELYSRRIGEFGYQDCPPHPSWLPPAEWLGDAAAQRWPLHLITSQPADKLHSQLDAGSHSVSLKVRGRQAVHIHPLDAAERGIVQNEIVRVFNERGACLAGARLDDTLIRGVVVMSTGAWFDASNSSLERHGNPNVLTMDRGTSRLAQGCSAHSALVEIAPWSNGEPPEVRAFDAPPVSPLTGTSRGEDHFSKHMESREKSRTADPPSNG, from the coding sequence ATGCTCGCGCGGCCCGCCCAACATTGGGTGCTTGTGCCGCCCGTAGCGGGCGCCTGTATTCCGGTGGAGGAGACCAACATGACAACGAAGCTTGCTGCAGCCAATACTCGCAGCCGCTTTCCCACACTTTCGCACTGGGGCGCATATACGGCGGTCGTAGAAGGCGGAAAACTCGTCGCGTGCGAGCCGTTTCCCTGCGACAGCGCACCTTCACCAATCCTGCAATCCATGCCGGGCATGGTGCATTCGCCCCTGCGCATCCGCAGGCCTTCGGTGCGGCGCGGCTGGCTGCGCAAGCGCGAGAACGCGGAGCGCAGCGAGCGGGGCAACGATGAGTTCGTCGAGGTGGATTGGGACACCGCGCTGGATCTGGTGGCCGGCGAGCTGGCACGGGTGCGCGCCGACCATGGCGATGCATCCGTCTTTGGCGGTTCCTACGGATGGTCCTCCGCCGGGCGCCTGCATCATGCCCGCACGCTGACGCACCGCTTCTTGTTCGCAGGCGGGGGTTGCACCACGCAGGCGGGCAACTACAGTTGGGGCGCTGCGCAGTTCCTGCTGCCTCATGTGATCGGCACCTACAAGCCAGTCACGGGAAGAGTAACCGACTGGCGCAGCGTTCTTGAACACACGGAGCTGTTCATCGCCTTTGGCGGCCTGCCCTTGCGCAACACCCAGATCACTTCCGGCGGCGCGGGTGCGCACAGCTCGCACGAGTGGATCGGACGGGCAAAGCGCTCAGGAGTGAAATTCGTTGTAGTCAGCCCGACGCGCGCTGACATACCCGACGGCCTGCAGGCCCGATGGGTGCCGATCCGGCCCAACACCGACACCGCGCTGATGCTGGGCATCGCGCACACCCTGCTGACGCGCGGCCTGCACGCCGCGGAGTTTCTGTCGAGCCATTGCGAGGGCTTTGACGCGTTCGCGGCCTATCTGCTGGGCCGGGACGATGGCCAGGCCAAGGACGCCCGCTGGGCGGAATCGATCTGCGCGGTGCCGGCCGGGACCATCATCGAACTGGCCACGGAAGCCGCCCGGCAGCGCACGATGCTGAATTGCACGTGGTCGTTGCAGCGCGCGCATCATGGCGAACAGCCCTACTGGGCCAGCATCGCGCTGGCGTCGATGTTGGGGCAGATCGGGCTGCCGGGCGGTGGCTTTGCGTTCGGGCATGGCTCCATCAACGGCGCCGGAACGCCCAGGCCCGACGTTGCGGCGCCGGAGATGGGCGCGGGTGCCAATCCCGCGCGCAGCAGCATCCCCGTCGCGCGTATTTCGGACATGCTCCTCCATCCAGGGCAGCGCTACGACTTCAACGGCCGCGAAGGCATCTATCCGGATATCCGCATGGTGTGCTGGGCCGGCGGCAACCCGTTCCACCACCATCAGGACCTGAACAGGTTCGTGCGCGCCTGGCAAGCGCCGGAGACGATCGTGGTGCATGACAGCTGGTGGACGCCGACCGCGCGGCGCGCGGACATCGTTCTGCCGGCCACGACAACGCTGGAGCGCAACGACATCGGGGGCTCCTCAAGAGACCGGTACGTGCTGGCGATGCATCAGGCGCTACCGCCCCAGTACAGCAGCCGCAACGACTTCGACATCTATCGAGACCTGGCATTGCGCGCCGGCTGCGAATTCGCGTTTACGGAAGGCCGCGACGAATTCGCGTGGATTCGCCATATCTACGACAGTATGGTGGAACGCTGGGCCGAGGCAGGCTTCGAAGCGCCGCCGTTTGAACAGTTCTGGGAGGAGGGGTACACCGGCTTGCCGGAGCCGGGCACGCCGTTCGTGCTGTTCTCGGACTTCCGTGCCGATCCACAGGGCAGTCCCCTGAGCACACCCAGCGGCAAGATCGAGCTCTACTCCCGGCGCATTGGAGAATTCGGCTATCAGGATTGCCCTCCTCATCCGTCCTGGCTGCCACCTGCCGAATGGCTTGGAGATGCCGCAGCCCAGCGCTGGCCTTTGCACCTCATCACGTCCCAGCCGGCGGACAAGCTGCACTCCCAGCTGGACGCGGGTAGCCACTCCGTGTCACTGAAGGTCAGAGGCCGGCAGGCAGTCCATATACACCCGCTGGACGCGGCAGAGCGCGGCATTGTGCAGAACGAGATCGTACGCGTGTTCAACGAGCGCGGGGCATGCCTGGCCGGCGCCCGTCTGGACGATACGCTGATACGAGGAGTCGTAGTGATGTCGACCGGTGCCTGGTTCGATGCGAGCAACAGTTCGCTTGAGCGCCACGGCAATCCCAACGTCCTGACAATGGACCGCGGCACGTCCCGCCTGGCCCAAGGGTGCAGCGCGCATTCCGCACTGGTCGAGATCGCGCCGTGGTCCAACGGAGAACCGCCGGAGGTTCGTGCCTTCGACGCGCCGCCGGTGTCGCCGTTGACCGGCACAAGCCGGGGTGAAGACCATTTTTCGAAGCACATGGAGTCTCGCGAAAAAAGTCGGACCGCCGATCCACCAAGCAATGGATAG
- a CDS encoding ArsR family transcriptional regulator (K05800: ybaO; Lrp/AsnC family transcriptional regulator), producing MDMDRYDKQILDILQEDATVSVTEIGDRVGLTSTPCWRRIQKLEEAGIIRKRVALLDADALNAGVTVFVSVRTSQHNLKWIKLFHGLVTSIPEVTEFYRMAGDTDYLLRVVVPDIAAYDRVYKKLIQGAELADVSSSFAMEQIKYTTALPLDYA from the coding sequence ATGGACATGGACCGCTACGACAAACAAATCCTTGACATCCTGCAGGAAGACGCCACTGTCTCCGTAACGGAAATTGGGGACCGCGTCGGCCTGACCTCGACGCCGTGCTGGCGCCGCATCCAAAAGCTGGAAGAGGCCGGCATCATTCGCAAACGGGTTGCATTGCTGGACGCAGACGCGTTGAACGCCGGTGTCACAGTCTTTGTCTCAGTGCGTACCAGCCAGCACAACCTGAAATGGATCAAGCTGTTCCATGGATTGGTGACATCGATCCCGGAGGTGACCGAGTTTTACCGGATGGCCGGCGACACCGATTACCTGCTGCGCGTGGTAGTACCGGATATCGCGGCCTATGATCGCGTTTATAAGAAGCTGATCCAAGGGGCGGAGCTTGCCGATGTTAGCTCCAGCTTTGCGATGGAACAGATCAAGTACACCACTGCGCTACCATTGGATTACGCGTAA
- a CDS encoding oxidoreductase, with the protein MDLGIAGRHALVFGGSKGMGRACAHQLAAEGVKVFIAARTESTLAAAAAEIGAATGGDVSYVVADITTDEGRVAALAACPAPDILVNNADGAPPGDFRQWTPADWHAAIDAMMIGPIDMIRRTVDGMIERRFGRIVNIVSRSVKTPQLELGLSNGARSGLVGFVAGLARQTVRHNVTINNLLPGVFATDAQRHHIEGMLESTGKSFEQLWNERGANNPAGRYGRPEELGALCAFICSGQASYICGQNILIDGAAYPGTF; encoded by the coding sequence ATGGACCTCGGCATTGCAGGGCGCCATGCACTCGTCTTCGGCGGGAGCAAGGGCATGGGGCGCGCTTGCGCGCACCAACTGGCGGCGGAAGGCGTGAAGGTATTCATCGCCGCCCGCACGGAGAGCACGCTGGCCGCGGCGGCAGCGGAAATCGGCGCCGCGACGGGTGGTGATGTCAGCTACGTGGTAGCGGACATCACCACGGACGAGGGGCGCGTCGCCGCGCTGGCGGCATGCCCTGCCCCCGACATCCTGGTCAACAACGCGGATGGTGCCCCGCCCGGTGATTTTCGCCAGTGGACACCGGCAGACTGGCACGCCGCGATCGATGCCATGATGATCGGGCCGATCGACATGATCCGGCGCACCGTGGACGGCATGATCGAACGCCGCTTTGGCCGCATCGTGAATATCGTCTCGCGCAGCGTGAAGACGCCGCAGCTGGAACTGGGCCTGTCCAATGGCGCGCGCTCTGGCCTCGTCGGCTTCGTCGCAGGGCTTGCGCGCCAGACGGTTCGCCACAACGTCACGATCAACAACCTGCTCCCGGGCGTGTTCGCGACCGATGCCCAGCGCCACCACATCGAAGGCATGCTGGAATCGACTGGCAAGAGCTTCGAGCAACTCTGGAACGAACGCGGCGCCAACAACCCGGCTGGCCGCTATGGCCGGCCGGAAGAGCTCGGGGCACTCTGCGCCTTCATCTGCTCTGGGCAGGCGAGCTATATCTGCGGTCAGAACATCCTGATCGACGGCGCAGCTTACCCCGGCACCTTCTGA
- a CDS encoding membrane protein — protein MKTSGKCAIAASVGCLLAATTQAQAQAQSSVTLYGVMDAGVEYVSHAGTNGSGSAYRVTSGNTAASRWGMRGKEALGADMSAIFVLESGFLTDTGMAGFGGRLFGRQAFVGIAGPWGQVTLGRQNNILFDFFIPFDTNRYAPYSVLAHDAQFAGRADNAIKYTGNFGELTISGLYSAGYDSTIANGGEVPGAPRVGQEIGAGASYTIGKFGLAIAYDQRRGTSTATAGNIERRYAAGLLYTSGPFTAEAGYRFLQNGLGAPASRSHLYWLGGAYAARPALTLRAGIYRTDNRASADDAISYVLQAAYNLSKRTELYVNASYMDNAGRSTLGVASATKVAPGVGQTGLAVGMKHIF, from the coding sequence ATGAAAACATCAGGAAAGTGCGCCATCGCGGCATCAGTGGGGTGCCTGCTTGCCGCGACGACACAGGCGCAGGCACAGGCGCAGTCGAGCGTCACGCTATACGGCGTCATGGATGCCGGCGTGGAATATGTCAGCCATGCCGGCACGAATGGCTCGGGGTCCGCATACCGCGTCACCTCCGGAAACACCGCGGCATCGCGGTGGGGCATGCGGGGCAAGGAGGCACTGGGCGCGGACATGAGCGCGATCTTTGTGCTGGAGAGCGGCTTCCTGACGGACACCGGTATGGCCGGATTTGGCGGCCGCCTGTTCGGCCGGCAGGCATTCGTCGGCATCGCGGGGCCTTGGGGCCAGGTCACGCTCGGGCGCCAGAACAATATCCTGTTCGATTTCTTCATCCCCTTTGACACAAACCGCTATGCGCCGTACTCCGTGCTTGCCCACGATGCGCAGTTCGCGGGTCGGGCAGACAATGCCATCAAGTACACGGGCAACTTCGGCGAACTGACCATCAGCGGGCTGTACAGCGCCGGCTACGACTCGACCATTGCCAACGGCGGCGAAGTCCCCGGCGCGCCCCGCGTCGGCCAGGAGATCGGCGCCGGCGCCTCGTACACCATCGGCAAGTTCGGACTGGCCATTGCCTATGACCAGCGCCGCGGCACATCCACGGCCACGGCAGGCAACATTGAACGCCGCTACGCGGCGGGACTTCTCTACACCAGCGGCCCCTTCACGGCCGAGGCCGGATACCGGTTCCTGCAGAACGGACTGGGCGCGCCCGCCAGCCGCTCCCATCTCTACTGGCTGGGCGGTGCCTATGCGGCAAGACCGGCACTGACGCTGCGCGCCGGTATCTACCGGACGGATAACCGCGCCTCGGCTGACGACGCCATCAGCTACGTGCTGCAGGCGGCGTACAACCTGTCGAAGCGCACGGAGCTTTATGTCAACGCGTCCTACATGGACAACGCGGGCCGCTCGACGCTGGGCGTGGCGAGTGCGACCAAGGTCGCGCCAGGCGTCGGACAGACCGGCTTGGCAGTGGGCATGAAGCATATTTTCTAG
- a CDS encoding AraC family transcriptional regulator (K13633: ftrA; AraC family transcriptional regulator, transcriptional activator FtrA) → MPISICIVPRNESKSGANGGLVAVVVYDGLSLFEYGCAVEVFGLPRPEMGSTWYRFATCSAEFGTLRGPGGIQVQADGGLELLSKAKTIIIPGWRDIEAVVPPELCRALRKANKRGARIMSICTGAFVLAAAGLLDGKRATTHWRHAATLAERYPEIRVEADVLYVDAGDVLTSAGSAAGIDLCLHLIRRDFGPRAANQVARRLVMPPHREGGQAQYIAEPVSKRSSASLAPLVDAVRATLDEDWPIARMARQAAMSARTFQRHFVSMMGMPPGEWLLIERLSRARVLLEETDASVDDIAVQVGFGAAATLRNHFRIRLGTSPGHYRRHFSTSALH, encoded by the coding sequence ATGCCTATTTCTATCTGCATCGTGCCAAGAAACGAATCGAAATCGGGCGCCAATGGGGGACTTGTCGCAGTCGTCGTCTACGACGGCCTGAGCCTCTTTGAATACGGCTGCGCCGTTGAAGTGTTCGGTTTGCCCAGACCGGAAATGGGAAGCACGTGGTATCGCTTTGCGACGTGTTCGGCCGAGTTCGGGACGTTGCGCGGGCCGGGTGGCATCCAAGTACAGGCTGACGGTGGCCTTGAACTTCTGTCGAAGGCGAAGACGATCATCATCCCGGGCTGGCGGGATATTGAAGCGGTTGTGCCACCGGAGCTCTGCCGCGCTTTGCGAAAGGCGAACAAGCGAGGGGCGAGAATCATGTCGATCTGCACGGGTGCCTTTGTATTGGCCGCCGCAGGATTGCTCGACGGTAAGCGCGCGACGACGCACTGGCGTCACGCGGCAACACTAGCGGAGCGATATCCGGAAATTCGGGTGGAGGCAGATGTCCTCTACGTCGATGCCGGCGATGTCCTGACGTCGGCCGGAAGTGCAGCAGGAATCGATCTGTGCCTGCATCTGATCCGCCGGGACTTTGGCCCTCGCGCGGCCAATCAGGTCGCACGCCGACTTGTCATGCCGCCACACCGTGAAGGCGGCCAAGCCCAGTACATTGCCGAGCCGGTCTCGAAGCGCAGCAGTGCTTCGTTGGCCCCCTTGGTGGACGCGGTGCGCGCAACATTGGACGAAGACTGGCCGATTGCCAGGATGGCAAGGCAAGCCGCAATGAGTGCCCGCACGTTCCAGCGGCACTTTGTCAGTATGATGGGTATGCCGCCTGGCGAGTGGTTGCTGATAGAGCGTTTAAGCCGAGCGAGGGTCTTGCTCGAAGAGACCGATGCATCCGTGGATGACATCGCGGTGCAAGTGGGGTTCGGCGCCGCAGCCACGTTGCGCAATCACTTCCGGATCCGGCTCGGAACAAGTCCCGGACACTACAGACGACATTTCAGTACATCTGCGCTGCATTGA
- a CDS encoding cystathionine beta-lyase (catalyzes the formation of L-homocysteine from cystathionine~K01760: metC; cystathionine beta-lyase [EC:4.4.1.8]) — MKESTQLVCAGRHPERFGGVVNTPIFRASTILAGSMAEWEEMKRARAAEESGATTYGRYGTPTTHALEEAVAALEGGYRSLVFPSGLAGISTALTALLSAGDHVLVTDSAYSPTRSFLERVLTRFGVEVETYDPAGGTPIEALLRLNTRVVYVESPGSETFDIQDIPAISAAAHRHGAVVVMDNTWGTPLYFKPFSHGVDVSIQAATKYIVGHSDAMLGVVTCNRDTWPLIKQTTQDMGQTAGPDDVYLALRGLRTMAVRLQRHWESGLRVAQWLERQPQVEAVLHPALPSHPGHVLWKRDFTGACGLFSVVLRTNSKASLAAFIDALEHFGLGVSWGGYESLAIPFTPGKNCTGARWPYQGQAVRLHVGLEDPQDLIDDLQRGLMALSAHGSTLEALQDAQADQACPT, encoded by the coding sequence ATGAAAGAAAGCACTCAGTTAGTTTGCGCTGGCCGCCACCCGGAGCGGTTCGGCGGGGTCGTCAACACGCCGATCTTTAGGGCATCGACCATTCTCGCCGGGTCGATGGCCGAATGGGAGGAAATGAAGCGCGCCCGCGCTGCGGAAGAGTCTGGCGCGACGACCTACGGACGCTACGGCACGCCCACGACCCATGCGCTAGAAGAAGCCGTTGCCGCGCTGGAAGGTGGATACCGGTCGCTCGTGTTTCCATCCGGCCTCGCGGGGATCAGCACCGCGCTGACGGCGCTGCTTTCGGCCGGTGACCACGTGCTGGTCACCGACAGCGCCTATTCGCCCACACGTTCGTTCCTGGAGCGAGTCCTGACGCGCTTCGGCGTCGAAGTCGAGACCTACGATCCTGCCGGCGGCACGCCGATCGAAGCATTGTTGCGGCTCAACACGCGTGTCGTGTACGTCGAATCGCCAGGTTCGGAGACGTTTGACATCCAGGACATCCCGGCCATTTCCGCCGCCGCACATCGACATGGCGCCGTCGTAGTCATGGACAACACGTGGGGAACGCCGCTCTACTTCAAACCGTTCTCCCACGGCGTCGACGTTTCGATCCAGGCCGCCACCAAGTACATCGTCGGCCATTCCGATGCCATGCTTGGCGTGGTCACGTGCAATCGGGATACCTGGCCGCTAATCAAGCAGACCACGCAGGACATGGGACAGACCGCGGGGCCGGACGATGTCTACCTCGCACTGCGCGGCCTGCGCACGATGGCGGTTCGGCTCCAGCGCCACTGGGAATCCGGGCTGCGCGTCGCCCAATGGCTAGAGCGCCAGCCGCAGGTCGAGGCAGTGCTGCATCCCGCACTGCCGTCCCATCCCGGCCACGTGCTGTGGAAGCGCGACTTCACCGGTGCCTGCGGCCTTTTTTCCGTAGTGCTGCGCACGAACTCGAAAGCCTCGCTCGCTGCCTTCATCGATGCACTGGAGCACTTTGGCCTGGGGGTTTCGTGGGGCGGCTATGAAAGCCTCGCCATCCCGTTCACGCCGGGAAAGAACTGCACCGGCGCGCGCTGGCCGTATCAAGGGCAGGCCGTGCGCCTGCATGTGGGTCTCGAAGACCCGCAAGACCTCATCGACGATCTGCAGCGCGGCCTGATGGCGCTTTCCGCGCATGGTTCCACCCTGGAGGCATTGCAAGACGCCCAGGCCGACCAGGCTTGCCCGACCTGA
- a CDS encoding dihydrodipicolinate synthetase — protein MSKMKIEGSFVALITPFAKDGSPDFGAFRELLDFQDRHGTSAVLIMGSTGEVSMLSQKEREAIIVETAKMKTGKMKLFYGCTGNNTQTTKDYLRFARANGADGAIIAAPAYICAPEADIESYFLEVADETDLPLGIYNNPPRVKTDLNWDSLLRIFKHPNYVVHKESTTRVGQVAQVLRGAPDVSVMCCDSPNLGLVVPTMSLGGHGTANMTGNIAPAELTQISRPWTSPDTAASFHKAYLQNLQLLHYAYSAINPVAIKSLMKAVGLPSGELRKPLTGLEGEPLLRGLRVIKELELDRKYGWSSPMLKAV, from the coding sequence ATGAGCAAGATGAAGATTGAAGGGTCCTTTGTTGCCCTGATCACCCCCTTTGCCAAGGACGGCAGCCCGGACTTCGGCGCCTTTCGCGAACTGCTGGATTTCCAGGATCGCCACGGCACCTCGGCGGTGCTGATCATGGGATCCACAGGCGAGGTATCGATGCTCTCGCAAAAAGAGCGCGAGGCCATCATCGTGGAAACCGCGAAGATGAAGACCGGCAAGATGAAGCTGTTCTATGGCTGCACCGGCAACAACACCCAGACTACCAAGGACTATCTGCGCTTTGCCAGGGCCAACGGCGCGGATGGCGCCATCATCGCCGCGCCCGCCTACATCTGCGCGCCGGAGGCCGACATCGAAAGCTACTTCCTGGAAGTGGCCGACGAGACCGACCTGCCCCTCGGCATCTACAACAACCCGCCGCGCGTGAAGACCGACCTGAATTGGGACAGCCTGCTGCGCATCTTCAAGCACCCCAACTATGTCGTCCACAAGGAGTCGACGACGCGCGTCGGACAGGTAGCGCAAGTGCTGCGCGGCGCGCCGGATGTCTCCGTGATGTGCTGCGACTCGCCCAACCTTGGCCTAGTCGTTCCAACCATGAGCCTGGGCGGCCATGGCACCGCAAACATGACCGGCAATATCGCCCCGGCGGAGCTGACGCAGATCTCCCGTCCGTGGACATCCCCCGACACCGCGGCCAGCTTTCACAAGGCCTACCTGCAGAACCTGCAGTTGCTGCACTATGCCTACTCGGCCATCAACCCGGTGGCGATCAAGTCGCTGATGAAGGCAGTGGGCCTGCCTTCGGGCGAACTGCGCAAGCCGCTCACCGGCCTGGAAGGCGAGCCCCTGCTGCGCGGCCTGCGCGTCATCAAGGAGCTCGAACTCGACCGGAAGTACGGCTGGTCGTCGCCGATGCTCAAGGCCGTTTGA
- a CDS encoding D-amino acid dehydrogenase small subunit (catalyzes the oxidative deamination of D-amino acids), translating into MRVLVLGAGVAGVSAAYHLWRDGHEVTVLERQASPGMGSSFGNAGGLCPGFAGPWASPGMPYKVLRMAMQKHAPVRFSMMPDAERLRWLAKWLKECNAERFGINKARMQRLAHYSMRCMQALRDEVPELNFGFHRDGTLQLLQTDQEVELAQLATRTLSQFQVPWRMIGRDEAMALEPSLRASAAAWQGALHLPDDASGDSARFCAGLASYLARRGVSFHYGVSATRLVHAHGRLRSVEITHGGQTDQRQADACVVALGCQAPALLAAAGLRIPIYPLKGYSITIPIADTGAAPRMAIMDEHNKIMLTRLGDKLRVAGMAEFVGYDLSVRRVRTELLSALTRRLFPRGFDYAAATSWAGLRPMTPDGPPILGATPLQGLYLNAGHGSNGWTQACGTGRLVADAVTGRPPEIDMDGLTVERFGMHRAGRAPARVA; encoded by the coding sequence ATGCGCGTACTAGTGCTTGGCGCCGGCGTCGCCGGCGTATCCGCCGCCTACCACCTGTGGCGCGACGGCCATGAGGTGACCGTGCTGGAGCGGCAAGCGAGCCCGGGGATGGGATCGAGCTTCGGCAACGCAGGCGGCCTTTGCCCCGGCTTTGCCGGACCGTGGGCGTCGCCGGGCATGCCGTACAAGGTGCTGCGCATGGCCATGCAAAAGCATGCGCCGGTGCGCTTTTCGATGATGCCGGATGCCGAACGCCTGCGCTGGCTCGCCAAATGGCTCAAGGAATGCAATGCGGAGCGCTTTGGCATCAACAAGGCGCGCATGCAGCGCTTGGCGCACTACAGCATGCGCTGCATGCAGGCCTTGCGTGACGAAGTGCCGGAGCTCAACTTCGGCTTTCACCGCGACGGCACGCTGCAATTGCTCCAGACTGACCAGGAAGTTGAACTGGCACAGCTGGCCACGCGCACACTCAGTCAGTTCCAGGTGCCATGGCGAATGATTGGGCGCGACGAAGCCATGGCGCTTGAACCCTCGCTGCGGGCGTCTGCCGCAGCATGGCAAGGCGCATTGCATCTGCCGGACGATGCATCAGGCGACAGCGCAAGGTTCTGTGCAGGCCTCGCCAGCTATCTTGCCCGTCGCGGCGTGTCTTTTCACTACGGCGTTTCGGCAACCCGCCTCGTCCATGCGCACGGCCGCCTTCGCAGCGTCGAGATCACGCATGGCGGGCAGACGGATCAGCGCCAGGCCGATGCCTGCGTGGTGGCGCTCGGCTGCCAGGCGCCCGCGCTACTCGCTGCTGCAGGCCTGCGGATCCCGATCTATCCGCTCAAGGGCTATTCGATCACGATCCCCATTGCCGACACCGGGGCTGCACCGCGCATGGCGATCATGGACGAGCACAACAAGATCATGCTGACCCGCTTGGGCGACAAGTTGCGCGTCGCGGGAATGGCCGAGTTCGTCGGATACGACCTGTCAGTGCGCCGGGTCCGCACGGAACTGCTGTCGGCACTGACGCGACGGCTCTTTCCACGCGGGTTCGACTATGCCGCGGCCACGTCGTGGGCCGGGCTTCGTCCGATGACGCCGGACGGGCCGCCCATCCTCGGCGCGACACCGCTGCAGGGCCTCTACCTGAATGCTGGCCACGGCTCCAATGGCTGGACACAGGCATGCGGCACCGGCCGGCTTGTTGCCGACGCGGTCACCGGCAGGCCGCCAGAGATCGACATGGACGGACTTACCGTCGAGCGCTTCGGCATGCACCGCGCCGGACGCGCGCCGGCTCGCGTGGCCTGA
- a CDS encoding NAD(P) transhydrogenase subunit alpha (K00324: pntA; NAD(P) transhydrogenase subunit alpha [EC:1.6.1.2]), giving the protein MYIGIPRETRAGETRVAATPETVRKYVAQGHKVVVQAGAGLSAIQPDGAYEAVGATIGTAAEALGAQLVLKVRAPDDAELAQMKPGAVLVGMLNPFDAENNARMAAANLTAFALEAAPRTTRAQSMDVLSSQANIAGYKAVLVAAHHYQRFMPMLMTAAGTVKAARVLILGAGVAGLQAIATAKRLGAVIEASDVRPAVKEQIESLGAKFLDVPFLTDEEREIAQGVGGYARPMPPDWMKRQAELVHQRAIQADIVITTALIPGRKAPVLLQKATVQQMKPGSVVVDLAAAQGGNCPLTVADEVVERHGVILIGHTNLASMVAADASALYARNVLDFLKLVIDKEGRFTLNLEDDIVAACLVAGRKEAALAG; this is encoded by the coding sequence ATGTACATAGGTATCCCGCGCGAGACGCGGGCCGGCGAAACTCGCGTCGCCGCCACCCCCGAGACGGTCAGGAAGTACGTCGCCCAGGGCCACAAGGTGGTCGTCCAGGCCGGCGCCGGCTTGAGCGCAATCCAGCCCGACGGCGCGTATGAAGCGGTCGGCGCCACCATCGGCACTGCCGCCGAAGCGCTGGGAGCACAACTGGTGCTCAAGGTGCGCGCGCCGGACGACGCGGAACTGGCACAGATGAAGCCGGGGGCCGTACTAGTGGGCATGCTCAATCCCTTCGATGCCGAGAACAACGCGCGCATGGCGGCGGCCAACCTGACCGCCTTCGCGCTCGAGGCCGCACCGCGCACCACGCGCGCGCAGAGCATGGACGTGCTCTCGTCGCAGGCCAATATCGCCGGCTACAAGGCCGTGCTGGTGGCCGCGCACCACTACCAGCGCTTCATGCCGATGCTGATGACCGCCGCCGGCACCGTCAAGGCCGCGCGCGTGCTGATCCTTGGCGCCGGCGTCGCCGGCCTGCAGGCGATCGCCACCGCCAAGCGCCTGGGCGCGGTGATTGAAGCGTCCGACGTGCGCCCCGCGGTGAAGGAACAGATCGAATCGCTCGGCGCCAAATTCCTCGACGTGCCGTTCCTGACCGACGAAGAGCGCGAGATCGCGCAAGGCGTGGGCGGCTATGCGCGCCCGATGCCGCCGGACTGGATGAAGCGCCAGGCCGAGCTGGTGCACCAGCGTGCGATCCAGGCCGACATCGTCATCACCACCGCGCTGATCCCGGGCCGCAAGGCGCCGGTGCTGCTGCAGAAAGCGACCGTGCAGCAGATGAAGCCGGGCTCGGTGGTGGTCGACCTGGCCGCCGCGCAGGGCGGCAACTGCCCGCTGACGGTGGCCGACGAAGTGGTCGAGCGCCACGGCGTCATCCTCATCGGCCATACCAACCTGGCCAGCATGGTGGCGGCCGACGCCTCGGCGCTCTATGCCCGCAACGTGCTGGATTTCCTCAAGCTGGTCATCGACAAGGAAGGTCGGTTCACGCTCAACCTCGAAGACGACATTGTCGCCGCCTGCCTGGTGGCGGGACGCAAGGAAGCGGCGCTGGCCGGCTGA